The Oscillospiraceae bacterium nucleotide sequence ACTCAAAACCGCCATTGAGTTACTCGCTGCCTAGCAGTTAAACGCAGATTGAACTAGGAGCGGGCTAGTGACAAGCCCCTTGCAAACACTAGGTTTGAGGGGCTTATACACAAAATATAAATTTCCTACAACATCACAATCAACCTGTTCCCTAAGAAATCACCGCCTTAATCCGCCGTACCCCCGCTGAGGAACTCTCTTCTTTCTTAATCTTAAAACTACCAAGCTCACCCGTATTCCCCACGTGCGGGCCGCCGCATATTTCCTTGGAAAAGCCGTCAGCGGTATACACTTTCACAATTTCATCATACTTGTCGGTAAAGATGCCGACTGCGCCCTGCGCCTGTGCTTGCTCAACCGTCATTTCCTCGCAAGTGATATCAACAGCCGCCTCAATCGCCGCATTGACAACGGCTTGCACCTCGGCGATTTCCTCCGGCGTCATCTTACGTTCAAATGAGAAGTCGAAGCGCAATCGTTCTGCATTGATGTTACTGCCACGCTGGTTAACGCTGTCCCCCAGCACCTTGCGCAATGCCGCAAGCAGCAAATGCGTCGCCGTATGCAGCTTAGTCGTTTCCACGCTGTCATCGGCAAGTCCGCCCTTAAACTTCTGCGCCGCGCCGGCACGTGACGTTTCTTGATGCTTAGCAAACAATTTTTCAAACCCGTCAACATCAACCGTTACGCTATTCTCCTGGCACAACTCTTTTGTAAATTCCAACGGAAAACCAAACGTATCATATAACCTAAACGCGTCTTCGGCCTTCAACTGCTTGTCCGCACCGATTTGTTCAAGGTACTTCTTGGCAATCTTTAGGCCCGCTGCCAATGTGCGGCTAAACGTCTCTTCCTCACGGTCGAGCTGCGCAATGATAAACGCACGATTGCGTTGCAGCTCAGTGTATACATCATCGTAATTATTGATAATCACGCCGGCAATTTGACTCATCGACTTAGCCGGCGCATTCATCTGTGATAAGTAGCGATAAACACGCCGAATCAGCCGCCGCAAGATATAGCCCTGCTCGACATTTGATGGCGCGACAGCCTTATCATCTCCCAAAATAAAGGTCGCCGCGCGCATATGATCGGCAATAATGCGATATTCACGGGCGGTACTTTCTTCGTATTTTGTGCCCGTCAACTCTTCAACTTTCTTGATAATCGGCACAAACAACTCTGTATCATAGATAGTCGGCAGCCTGTTCATAATCGCCAGTACGCGCTCTAAACCCAGCCCTGTATCAACATTCTGTTTGGGCATTTTGTTAAACGTCCCGTCAGCCTCTTTGTTGTACTCCATAAAGACGTTGTTCCAAATTTCAACAAACTTGCCGCAATTGCAAGAC carries:
- a CDS encoding alanine--tRNA ligase, with the translated sequence MTSQQLRRLYIDFFVERGHAEISSASLIPENDPSVLFTTAGMHPLVPYLLGEKHPQGVRLVDAQKCLRTGDIDEVGNATHLTFFEMMGNWSLGDYFKKESITMSHEFLTEKLGIPQEKISVSVFGGDKDAPRDEESAGVWKSLGYPDERIYYYGKKENWWGPAGLTGPCGPDTEIFYDTGKDRCNANCQPSCNCGKFVEIWNNVFMEYNKEADGTFNKMPKQNVDTGLGLERVLAIMNRLPTIYDTELFVPIIKKVEELTGTKYEESTAREYRIIADHMRAATFILGDDKAVAPSNVEQGYILRRLIRRVYRYLSQMNAPAKSMSQIAGVIINNYDDVYTELQRNRAFIIAQLDREEETFSRTLAAGLKIAKKYLEQIGADKQLKAEDAFRLYDTFGFPLEFTKELCQENSVTVDVDGFEKLFAKHQETSRAGAAQKFKGGLADDSVETTKLHTATHLLLAALRKVLGDSVNQRGSNINAERLRFDFSFERKMTPEEIAEVQAVVNAAIEAAVDITCEEMTVEQAQAQGAVGIFTDKYDEIVKVYTADGFSKEICGGPHVGNTGELGSFKIKKEESSSAGVRRIKAVIS